Part of the Hyphomicrobiales bacterium genome, TAATGATGAACAAGGGCGGCGAAGTAGCGCTTACTAAATCTGTGCGCGAGGCGATTGATGGATTGATTGCTGATATTTGCGAACAGTCAGGTGTCGCACGCGAAGACATTTTGGAAGCCACGTTTGTTGGCAACCCTATCATGCACCATCTGTTCCTTGGTCTTGATCCAACAGAGATCGGCCAAGCACCTTTCGCTCTTACCGTGTCAGATGCCCTCACCCTTCCTGCCCGTGACCTTGAGATCAACCTCAACGAAGGCGCACGGGTTTATACTTTGCCTTGCATTGCCGGCCATGTGGGTGCAGATGCTGCGGCGGCAACTTTGGCTGAACGGCCTTATGAAGAAGACGAGATCACGCTGCTTGTTGATGTCGGCACCAATGCGGAGATTGTGCTTGGTTCAAAAGACCGCACAGTTGCAGCCTCATCACCCACTGGCCCCGCTTTTGAGGGTGCAGAAATTTCATGCGGCCAACGTGCCGCCCCCGGTGCCATTGAACGTATTCGCATCAACCCTGAAACACTTGAACCGCGTGTTCGCATTATCGGCTCTGAGAAATGGTCTGATGAAGACGGCTTTGCTGATGAAGCAAAAGAAACAGGCGTTACTGGTGTTTGCGGTTCTGGCATTATCGAAGTTGTGGCCGAAATGTTTCTTGCGGGTGTTATCACCGAAGATGGCATTATTGATGGCTCCAAGGCCGCACTATCAAACCGCGTGATTGAAGACGGTCGCACCTTCTCCTACGTCGCTTGGCGTGGCGAGAACGGCAGCCCTGATTTGATCATTAAACAAACAGACATCCGCGCGATCCAACTTGCTAAAGCAGCCCTTTATGCAGGGGTGCGCTTGTTGATGGATAAGCTCGGTGTAACACAAGTTGCGAAAATCAAATTTGCTGGCGCATTTGGTAATTTCATTGATCCGAAATACGCCATGGTCTTGGGCCTTATTCCTGATTGCGACCTTGAGCATGTCCGCGCTGTTGGTAATGCTGCTGGTACGGGTGCACGCATGGCGCTTTTGAATAAGAGCTACCGCGAAGAAATCGAGCAGATGGTTGGTAAAATCGAGAAGATTGAAACCGCCCTTGAACCTGCATTCCAAGAACTGTTCGTCAATGCAATGGCACTGCCTAACAAAGTGGATGCGTTTCCAAATCTTGCGAAAGAAGTCACACTCCCAGAAAAGTCAGAACCCACTGATGGTGATGGCGGCGGTGGTAGACGCAGACGTGGCGGACGAGCGCGACGCGGCTAACCCGCTCTAAATGCGCGCTTGGTGTTCTTCGAATGCTGAGCGAATATGACTTGCAACAGCAAGAACAGCATCACCAGATTTTGATGCTTGCAACATGCCAATTGAATATCTGTTAAGCTCAGGAAGGCCATCTTCTTTTCCTAGGGCCACCAAAGGATGTTCAACGAGGCTGCGTGGGAATGGTGCGATTGCTAGATCAGCAGACACCGCAGCTTTTTGTCCCGAACTATGAGCACTCATATAAGCGACACGGTAATCGCGACCAATCTTTGTCAGTTCGCCTGTCGCATTCGACCGCCATGCGCAGCCCTCTTCCCACATAGAAACAGGAAGTGGGTCTTTAAGATGAGCACAACCACCTTTCGCACCGGCCCAAACAAGCTGTTCTTCTAAGACAACTTCAACATCTGGATCACCAGTCGCAATGCCGTTACACGTGATCAAGGTCAGATCGAGTTTTCCTTTTTTCACCCGTTCGCGCAGATTAACACTCAAATCTATCACCACATCAACCACCACGCCGGGGTGAGTGACAGCAAAACGCTTTAGAATGCTCGGCAAGAAACGACTGCCATAATCATCAGGCGCACCAAGGCTCACGACACCTTCCATTTGCGGCTTTCTGAAATGACCGAGCGCTTCATCCGACAGGCTGAGCAGGCGCCGTGCATAAGCAAGCAGCACTTCACCGTCTTGAGTGAGATTGACCGAGCGTGCATCGCGAATGAACAACGGGCGTCCGACAATGTCCTCAAGCTTCTTCACCTGCATGGAGATCGCTGAAGGCGTGCGCAACACCAATTCGGCGGCTCCTTTAAAGCTGCCCGTGTCGACGATGGCTGTGAAGGTCCTCAACAAGTCTAGTTCTAGCGCGAGTACGTTGAAATTCACCGGAGCGTCTATCTGCTTGTTCATGCTGAAACCTCGTCTGATCAGTCAGTTCAATTTTTCTGAACTTACACATTAGATCATTTCGTTTGATTGAACAACCTCAATGATCAATATTGTTGAACAAGACGAATTTAAATGAAGTTTTTCTAAACCAAAGGATTTAAACAATGACATTATGCGAACAAATGAACGCCCAGCCAGACAGCACTCAGCACAGCCTTTTCGATCAGCTTTTAAGCGGCATTGAAAATACATTTGGCAAACTACAACAGGCCATCGCAACCTACCGCGCCCATGCTGAGCGTCGGGATGCATTTAAGAACCTACAATCTCTTGATCGTCGCACATTGGATGACATCGGCCTGACAGCAGGTGATGTGACATGGGCGTCAAAACTACCAATTGATCAAAACGCAGCCTGCGAATTGCAGAAAGTCAGATATGCCAGACTTTCAAACAAACACTAAATTATCTCTTTGAAGATGAGAGAAAACACTGCGCCTGTTGGCGCAGTGTTTCGCTTATTGGCGCAGTGTTTCTCCGGCAACGACGGCCTGTTTGTCGAAGCCATATTCATAGCCTGCATCAGCGATGAGGCACCAAAGGTAATCCGCATGCGAACGGCGGATCACAATATCAAAGGTATCTGGTGCGTCGAGACGACAAGCCAACACTACGTTTGAATGGGCGAATGTTGTACCAGCAACCGATCCTTTAACGAAGATTGAGGCATCCAAATCAAGAGTTGAGATTTTTTGCAAAACATCTCTCGCCTTATCGCCTGAAAGTTCAATCACCGTGTAGTTGTTGGTAATGTTCGTTACCTGACACGCTTTACCATCCAAGGCCTTTGCGAAGCCGTCTGCGAGTGCCGCATCTTCTCCAGCAATAACCATCAACGTATCTGGTCCAATCCAATGAACTGCGGATTGATCTGAATAGGTTGATTGGTTCGCTGCCGGGGTCTTCGCCTTCTCAACGGACTTAACAGCTGCACCAAGTTTTTTTAAGTCACCACGCAGCATAGTTTTGTTCAAATGAGGCCATTCTTTCATCTGAACACCATCGCCAGTCAATGGACTACGATGAGCAAGGGGTGCCTGTTTAAAAGGGGCTTTGATCGAGGTCATGATGCCGCTCCTTCAGCTAGAAAATCGACATCCGTAATGGTCGCCTTAATTGGTTCGCCATTGCCACGCTGTGTAACATACACCGTTTCACCCATGCGATCCCCGCCGCCTTTGACCATAGCCAATGCGATAGAGCGTTGGATGTTCGGACTATAGTAACTGGATGTTACATGGCCGAGCATTGGAACGGGCGGTGCAGGCTCTGTTGAGGTTGCAATAACATGCGCCCCTTCATCAACCACTTTTGAACCGTCTTCGGTTAAAAGCCCTACAAATTGGGGACGATCTTTGCGCACCGTATCAGAGCGGAACAATGAACGTTTACCGACAAAGTCACCCTTCTTCTGGCTTACAATCCAATCCATCCGCAAATCATGCGGTGTGGTGGTGCCGTCCGTTTCTTGGCCAACAATGATGAAACCTTTTTCAGCGCGCAACAAGTGCATCGCTTCAGTGCCGTATGGCGTGATGTCATATTGAGCACCATGCTCCATCAAAACATCCCAGAACCAACGACCATATTCAGATGGCACATTGATCTCGTAGGAATGCTCACCGGTAAACGAAATGCGGAAGATGCGAACAGGCACACCTTCTAGTTCCGTTTCCTTCATGGTCATAAACGGCATATCGTCAGGACCGTATCCATCGCCAAACAAATCAGCGATCAACTGGTGACACTTTGGTCCACAGATAGACGATACTGCCCATTCTTCCGTGACAGAGGTGCACAATACATCAAGGTCTGGCCATTCAGTTTGGAGATAATCTTCCAAATGAGACAGCACACCTGCCGCCCCGCCCGAAGTTGTAGTCATGTGGAAATGATCATCAGCAAGACACGTGGTCACACCGTCATCAAACACCATGCCGTCTTCTTTTAGCATGAGGCCATAACGACATTTGCCGATACCA contains:
- a CDS encoding DUF1127 domain-containing protein — protein: MTLCEQMNAQPDSTQHSLFDQLLSGIENTFGKLQQAIATYRAHAERRDAFKNLQSLDRRTLDDIGLTAGDVTWASKLPIDQNAACELQKVRYARLSNKH
- a CDS encoding glycine cleavage T C-terminal barrel domain-containing protein, translating into YTTMGMGTDQGKTSGVTAFGILAQTMGKSIPEVGVTTYRQPYKSISLGAIAGQHKGELYAPRRGTPMHEWHREAGAHFETVGDWLRAWVYPKAGETWQRAVQRESKAARTGIGILDASTLGKIDIQGKDSREFLNRIYTNAWSKLGIGKCRYGLMLKEDGMVFDDGVTTCLADDHFHMTTTSGGAAGVLSHLEDYLQTEWPDLDVLCTSVTEEWAVSSICGPKCHQLIADLFGDGYGPDDMPFMTMKETELEGVPVRIFRISFTGEHSYEINVPSEYGRWFWDVLMEHGAQYDITPYGTEAMHLLRAEKGFIIVGQETDGTTTPHDLRMDWIVSQKKGDFVGKRSLFRSDTVRKDRPQFVGLLTEDGSKVVDEGAHVIATSTEPAPPVPMLGHVTSSYYSPNIQRSIALAMVKGGGDRMGETVYVTQRGNGEPIKATITDVDFLAEGAAS
- a CDS encoding sarcosine oxidase subunit gamma family protein, with protein sequence MTSIKAPFKQAPLAHRSPLTGDGVQMKEWPHLNKTMLRGDLKKLGAAVKSVEKAKTPAANQSTYSDQSAVHWIGPDTLMVIAGEDAALADGFAKALDGKACQVTNITNNYTVIELSGDKARDVLQKISTLDLDASIFVKGSVAGTTFAHSNVVLACRLDAPDTFDIVIRRSHADYLWCLIADAGYEYGFDKQAVVAGETLRQ
- a CDS encoding ASKHA domain-containing protein: MNEQPKPDMISPASASSKDDALVLFMPSGKRGRFAVGTPVLDAARDLGVYVESVCGGRGICGKCQVSVAEGQFAKHGITSSAENLSQFSDTEARYKSKRELADDRRLSCSSKINGDLVIDIPQAASANNQMVRKAADTRDIPRDLATHLRYVEVEEPDMHKPLGDADRLVRQLKADWGYDNLSLDFHLYKTLQTTLRKGDWAVTAAVHTVGDKHTVTALWSGYREKLFGLACDIGSTTIAMHLSDMMSGETVASAGVANPQIRFGEDLMSRVSYVMMNKGGEVALTKSVREAIDGLIADICEQSGVAREDILEATFVGNPIMHHLFLGLDPTEIGQAPFALTVSDALTLPARDLEINLNEGARVYTLPCIAGHVGADAAAATLAERPYEEDEITLLVDVGTNAEIVLGSKDRTVAASSPTGPAFEGAEISCGQRAAPGAIERIRINPETLEPRVRIIGSEKWSDEDGFADEAKETGVTGVCGSGIIEVVAEMFLAGVITEDGIIDGSKAALSNRVIEDGRTFSYVAWRGENGSPDLIIKQTDIRAIQLAKAALYAGVRLLMDKLGVTQVAKIKFAGAFGNFIDPKYAMVLGLIPDCDLEHVRAVGNAAGTGARMALLNKSYREEIEQMVGKIEKIETALEPAFQELFVNAMALPNKVDAFPNLAKEVTLPEKSEPTDGDGGGGRRRRGGRARRG
- a CDS encoding LysR substrate-binding domain-containing protein, which codes for MNKQIDAPVNFNVLALELDLLRTFTAIVDTGSFKGAAELVLRTPSAISMQVKKLEDIVGRPLFIRDARSVNLTQDGEVLLAYARRLLSLSDEALGHFRKPQMEGVVSLGAPDDYGSRFLPSILKRFAVTHPGVVVDVVIDLSVNLRERVKKGKLDLTLITCNGIATGDPDVEVVLEEQLVWAGAKGGCAHLKDPLPVSMWEEGCAWRSNATGELTKIGRDYRVAYMSAHSSGQKAAVSADLAIAPFPRSLVEHPLVALGKEDGLPELNRYSIGMLQASKSGDAVLAVASHIRSAFEEHQARI